GTGGCGCACTCCTGCACAATTACCGGCTGGCCAAGCGGCTGGCGCCGGACGCCAAAGCGTGGGCGGTGATCAAGGCCGATGCCTACGGCCACGGCCAGTGGCGGGCAGTCGAGACCTTGCGCGAGGCAGCCGATGGCTTTGCCGTGCTCGAGTGCGAAAACGCCGTGGCCCTGCGCGAAGCCGGGGTCAGCCAGCCAATTCTGCTCCTCGAAGGCATTTTCAGCGCCAGCGATGCGCGCGCCGTGGTCGATCAGCGCCTGACCACCGTCGTGCATTGCCTGGAACAACTCGAAATGCTGCTCGCCGCGGTGCCGCGCGACGCACCGCTGGCGATCTATCTCAAGCTCAATACCGGCATGAATCGCCTCGGGTTCGTTGCGGTCGACCTCGAAAAAGCCCGGAAAATGCTGGCCGACGTCGAGCACCTCGACCTGACCCTGATGACGCATTTTGCCGAAGCGGATGGCGGCCGCGGCATCGCCGGGCAAATGCAGCGTTTTTCCGAGCTGGCCGGCGGCTGGCCGGGGCCGGTCAGCCTGGCCAATTCGGCGGCCCTGCTGCGTTACCCGCAAACCTACGGCGACTGGGTGCGGCCGGGAATCATGCTTTACGGCTCCAGTCCGTTTGCCGACCAGAGCGCCGAAGCACTGGGGCTGCAGGCGGTCATGGCGCTGGAGAGCGAAGTCATCGGCGTGCAGCATCTGCAGTCGGGCGACCGCGTCGGCTACGGCGGGACTTTTGTCGCCGAGCGCGCGATGCGTATTGGTATCGTCGCCTGTGGCTACGCCGACGGTTATCCGCGCCATGCGCCGAGCGGTACGCCGCTTGCCGTGGCGGGGTGCCGGACGCAAACTGTCGGCCGGGTGTCGATGGACATGCTGGCGTGCGACATCAGCGACATTCCCGAAGCCGGCATCGGGGCACCGGTCACCTTGTGGGGCAACGGGGCAGCCGGGCAGGTGCCGGCCGACGAGGTCGCGCGTGCCGCCGGCACCATCGCCTACGAACTGTTCTGCGCGCTGGCACCACGGGTACCGGTCACGGCTATCGCCTAGTCGCGCACCGATCGGCCGCGCGCCGGTCGGCCACTTGTAAGGTATCCTCGCGCCATCATGGCAAAAAGCAAGTCGATCTACAGTTGCACCGAGTGTGGCGCAACGAGTCCGAAATGGCAGGGACAGTGCCCCGGTTGCGCGGAATGGAACACGCTGGTCGAGAGCGTCGCCGAAAAGGCCAGCGGGCATCGCTTCGAATCGCTGGCGCTGGGCGCGCGTCCGGTGTACTTATCGCAAATCGAGGCGCGCGAGACCGAACGCATCGCCACCGGCATCGGCGAGTTCGACCGGGCGCTTGGTGGTGGCTTGGTGGCTGGTGGCGTCGTCCTGATTGGTGGCGATCCCGGCATCGGCAAGAGCACGCTGCTGTTGCAGGCGCTGTCGCTGCTGGCGGCGACCAACAAGGTGCTGTACGTGAGCGGCGAGGAATCGGCCGAACAGGTGGCGTTGCGCGCCCGTCGCCTCGGTCTTGAAACCCGCGCGCTGCCGCTGATGGCGGAAATCAACCTTGAGCGCATCCTGGCGACGCTGCAGGCCGAGCAACCGCATGTCGCAGTCATCGACTCGATCCAGACCCTGTGGTCGGACCAGCTGTCGAGCGCTCCCGGCTCGGTGGCCCAGGTGCGCGAATGCGCCGCCCAGCTGACACGGCTGGCCAAGCAGTCGGGGATCACCATCATTCTCGTCGGCCACGTGACCAAGGACGGTGCGCTGGCCGGGCCACGGGTGCTCGAACATATCGTTGATACCGTGCTTTACTTCGAGGGCGACACCCATTCCAGCTTCCGCTTGGTGCGCGCGGTCAAGAACCGCTTCGGCGCGGTCAACGAGCTCGGCGTCTTCGCGATGACCGACAAGGGCCTGAAGGGGGTCAACAACCCGTCGGCACTGTTCTTGTCGCAGCACGGGCAGGATGTCGCCGGTTCCTGCGTGATGGTAACTCAGGAGGGCACGCGTCCCTTGCTGGTCGAAATTCAGGCGCTGGTCGATGCCGCGCACGGCAACCCACGGCGGCTGACGGTTGGCCTCGATGCGCAGCGTCTGGCCATGCTGCTGGCAGTGCTGCACCGCCATGCCGGCATCGTCTGCTTCGATCAGGATGTCTTCGTCAATGCCGTCGGCGGGGTCAAGATCGGCGAGCCGGCGGCCGACCTTGCGGTGCTGCTGTCGATCACATCATCCCTGAAAAACAAACCGTTACCAGCTAAACTTATTGTATTTGGCGAGGTTGGATTGGCGGGTGAGATTCGCCCGGCGCCGCGTGGCCAGGAGCGCCTCAAGGAAGCCGCCAAGCTCGGCTTCACGCGGGCGCTGATTCCCGAAGCCAATCGCCCGAAGCAGGCAATTGCCGGCATGGAAGTCATTGCCGTGCGCCGCGTCGAGGAGGCGGTGGCGCGGTTGCGTGACATCGAATAAGCTCTGCGGAAGTACCGGTACCCAAACATGTTCAACCTTTCCCGCTATTTTTCGACGCTCAGCCTGATCCTTATCGGGCTGGCAGCCGGACTTTTCGGTACGATGTACCGCGAGGTGTCGGTGCGCCAGATGACAATGCTGGCCGAAGACCGCAATGTGGCGATGGCGCGCGTTATCGAGAATTCCCTTGGCGCTCCGCTGGCAGGCCTGATGGCAGCATCGGTCGGCATCGATGCCTCGATGCTTGAGGCGTCGGACGAATCCCAGGAGATGCAGACCAGTGTCGTTGCGCTGATGGACGGCACGGGGGTGGCCAAGGTCAGGATCTACAATCGCCTCGGGGTGACAATCTTTTCGACCGATGCGGCACAGATCGGGGAAAGTCGGCTCGACAGTCCCGGATTCAAGTCCGCGCTCGCAGGCTCGGTGACCAGCGGCCTGAGCCATCACGACACCATGGAAACCCTTGATGGCATCCGCTCGAACATCAATCTGCTAGCGAGCTACGTGCCTATTTCCAGCGAGGGCAGGGCTGTCGAGGGTGTGTTCGAGCTCTATCAGGATGTGACGCCGTTCATGACACCGTTCCGGCAGGCGCTGTGGCTGATCACGGCGGTCGTCGTCGCCGTTTTCGCCCTGTTGTTCTTCGCGCAATTCCTGGTGGTGCGGCGGGCGCAGGGCATACTCCACGATCAGGCGGAGCGAATCGAGGCGGCTCGCAATACGCTGGAAGTTCAGGTCGATGCGCGGACCGAGGAACTGCGACGCTCCAATCGCCAGCTCGAGGGCGAGATCATCGAACGCCGCCAGGCCGAGAGCCAGCTGAATTATCTCGCCTGCCACGATCCGCTGACCGGCCTGGTAAACCGCCGCTATTTCATCGAGCGTCTGGAGGCCAGCCTGATTGATGCCGCCCGGAAAAATCACCGGCTGGCGGTCTTGTTCATCGATCTCGACCAGTTCAAACAGGTCAACGATTCGCTCGGCCACGGAGTCGGCGACGAATTACTGGTTGCGGTAGCCGCGGGCCTGTGCGAGCACGTCCGGTTGATCGACATGCTGGCGCGATTCGGTGGTGACGAGTTCATCTGCGTCATGGAAGCGGTACGCACCGACGAGGAGGTCGAGATGCTGGCGCGTGAAGTGATCGGAGCCTTCGATCGGCCGTTCCATCTCGGCGAACACGAACTCTTCCTTTCGGCTTCGGTGGGCATCAGCGTATTCCCCAACGATGGTACGTCGGTCAGCGACCTCCTGCGCAATGCCGACAGCGCAATGTATCGCGCCAAGGCGATGGGGCGTGGCCGCTACCATTTCTACACGCCGGAGATGACTCGTGATGCGCAGGAGCGGATCCGGATCGAGACGCTGTTGCGCCATGCCCTGGACAATGGCGAACTTTCGGTTCATCTGCAGCCGCAGGTCGAAACCGAGGGTGGGCGTCTGGTCGGCGCCGAGGCGCTTGTCCGCTGGGATAACCCTGAACTCGGCAGCGTGCCTCCGGCGCGCTTCATTCCGCTGGCCGAGGATTCGGGCATCATCATCGCGTTGGGCACCTGGGTTCTGCGCGAAACCTGTCACCAGGTCATGAAATGGACGGCGAGTGGCTTCGATCTGCCGCAGGTTTCGGTTAACCTTTCAGTCAAGCAGATCGAGCGCCCCGCGTTCGTCGATACCCTTCTGGAAATTCTCGACGAAACCGGCATCGAGGCTTCCCGGCTCAAGCTCGAAATCACCGAATCGGTGGTCATGGCCGTCGATGATGCGTTCTCGCTGCTCGATCGCCTGCGCAAGATCGGCATCGGCCTGGCGCTCGACGATTTCGGTACCGGCTATTCGTCGCTCAGCTACCTGAAGATGTTGCCGGTGCAGCAGATCAAGATCGATCGTTCGTTCGTGAGCGGTATCGGCAGCAATCCCCAGGATGAGGCGATCATCCGTTCGGTCATGGCGCTCGCCCAGAGTCTCGACTTCGAGGTGGTTGCGGAGGGGGTCGAGACCGCCGAGCAGGCGGCGTTTCTAAAAGCATCAGGCTGTCATCAACTGCAGGGCTTCCTGCACGGATCCGCGGTGGCGCCCGCCGAGTTTCGCGCGCGCTGGTCGAGTCTGCCAGGATGAACGGCCTCGCCTGGCGACTGCTCGGTCGCGAACTTCGTTCAGGCGAACTCCGTTTGCTGCTGGCCGCGCTGGTGGTCGCCGTGGCCGCGGTCACGGCGGTCGGTTTCTTCACCGACCGGGTGCGTCTGGCGCTCGAACAGGAAGCGCGGCAACTCATCGGGGGCGACCTGCTGTTGCTTTCCGATCATCCTTGGTCGGCGCCGATCCGCGACGAGGCTGTCCGGCGTGGCCTGTTAACGGCCGAAACGGTGGGTTTTCCGAGCATGGTGCTGGCGGGCGGGCAGGCGCAGCTGGCGGACATCAAGGCGGTGAGCAGTACCTATCCCCTGCGCGGGATGCTGCGCCGGGCAGATCGCGCCGGCGAGGCGGGCGAGGCGACGCAGGGTGGTCCAGCGCCAGGCACGGTATGGCTCGACGAGCGCCTGGCCAGCACGCTGGACGCGGGGCCAGGGCAGAATCTGCAGCTCGGGCGGCGCACGTTCCCGGTATCGGCCATCCTGACTTTCGAACCTGATCGCGGAATCAACTTCCTCGGGCTCGCCCCGCGCCTGATGTTGCATCTCGACGACATGCCGGGAACCGGGCTGATACAGACCGGTTCGCGGGTGACCTATCGTTTCATGGTTGCCGGCGATGCGGGCGCCGTTTCGGGGTTCCGCAACTGGGTCGAGTCGCGACTCGGACGGGGCGAACGGCTCGAGGACACGCGGAATGCGCGACCAGAAATTCGCAGCGTACTCGACCGGGCGCAGCGCTTTCTTGGACTGGCGACGCTGTTGACCGTGATCCTGGCCGCGGTGGCTGTGGCGCTGGCGGCGCGCCGCTACATGCAGCGCCATCTCGATGCCTGCGCCGTGATGCGCTGCCTCGGCATCACCCAGTCCGGCCTGATTCGTCTGCATTCGGGTCTTTTCATCTGGCTGGCGCTGCTGGCGGCTGCACTCGGTTGCCTTGCCGGATTCGCCGTCCATTTTGCCCTTGTCTCATGGCTCACGGATTTGCTCGACCTACATCTTCCGCTGCCGGGATGGCTGCCGTTGTTCCAGGGTGCGGCGGTTGCCGGCGTGCTGTTGTTCGGATTTGCCTTTCCGCCGCTGTTGCAGTTGAGCAAGGTGCCGACCTTGCGCGTTTTTCGCCGCGAACTGGGGCCGCCGCAGCCCTTCCTGCTGGGCGGCTATGCGCTCGGAGTCCTCGTCCTGGCCGGCCTGTTGCTGCTGGTTTCCGGTGATTTGCGCCTCGGCGCCTACGCCATCGGCGGATTTGCCAGCGCGCTCGCCGCATTCTGGCTGATCGCCCGGCTTGGTGTCCGGGGCGTCTCGCGGCTGCGCGGCGGCGGCGGCTTTGGCTGGCGGCAGGGGCTCGCCAATCTCGAACGCCATGCGGCGACCAGCACGCTGCAGATCGTCGCACTGGCCCTCGGACTGATGGCCATGTTCCTGCTCACCGTGACCCGCGGCGAATTGCTCGATGTCTGGCAGAGGGCGACGCCGGCCGACGCGCCCAACCGCTTCATCGTCAATATCCAGCCCGATCAACGCCAGGCGGTGGCCGATGCGCTGACAGGTGGCGGAATCGCGGCCGAGCTGTTGCCGATGGTGCGCGGACGGCTGATGCGCATCGGAGGGCGGATGGTAAGCGCTGCCAGCTACCCGGAAGACGAGCGCGCGCAGGGCCTGATCGAGCGTGAATTCAATCTTTCCTGGAGCGCGAACCTGCCGCCCGGCAACCGGATCAGGGCCGGAAACTGGTTTGCGCCCGACGACGGGGGCAAGGGGCTCGCCTCGGTCGAGGAGGGGCTGGCGAGAACGCTCGGGATCACGGTCGGCGACGAACTGATCTTCGTCATCGCCGGCCGGGAAACGCGGATGCGTGTCAGCAGTCTGCGCAAGCTGGACTGGGATTCGATGCGGGTCAACTTCTTCGTTTTGACTCCGCCGGGCGTCCTTGAAGACGCACCGGCCAGCTATATCACCAGTTTTCACCTGCCGGAGAATCAGGGGGCGCTGTTGCGCAAGCTGGTGGCGCAATTTCCCAACCTGACACTGATCGATGTCGCCGCCATCCTCGCCCAGATCCAGACGGTCATGGGCCAGGTTGTCCGGGCGGTACAGCTGATCTTCCTGTTTTCCCTGGTGGCCGGAGCGATCGTGCTGACCTCGGCATTGCTCACGGCATTCGACGAACGGCGCTACGAGTTGTCGGTAATGCGCGCGCTCGGCGCCGATCGCGCCCGCTTGCGCCAGTCGCTGCTCGCCGAGCTGGCGGTGGTCGGCGCGATTGCCGGCATCATCGCCGGGGCCGGGGCGGCGCTGGTCGGACAGTTGCTGGCACGCAACGTCTTCCAGCTCGACATGCCCTTTAACGTGTGGCTGCTGCCGCTGGCGGCGGT
This window of the Candidatus Dechloromonas phosphoritropha genome carries:
- the alr gene encoding alanine racemase codes for the protein MTTSRPIRARISRGALLHNYRLAKRLAPDAKAWAVIKADAYGHGQWRAVETLREAADGFAVLECENAVALREAGVSQPILLLEGIFSASDARAVVDQRLTTVVHCLEQLEMLLAAVPRDAPLAIYLKLNTGMNRLGFVAVDLEKARKMLADVEHLDLTLMTHFAEADGGRGIAGQMQRFSELAGGWPGPVSLANSAALLRYPQTYGDWVRPGIMLYGSSPFADQSAEALGLQAVMALESEVIGVQHLQSGDRVGYGGTFVAERAMRIGIVACGYADGYPRHAPSGTPLAVAGCRTQTVGRVSMDMLACDISDIPEAGIGAPVTLWGNGAAGQVPADEVARAAGTIAYELFCALAPRVPVTAIA
- the radA gene encoding DNA repair protein RadA, coding for MAKSKSIYSCTECGATSPKWQGQCPGCAEWNTLVESVAEKASGHRFESLALGARPVYLSQIEARETERIATGIGEFDRALGGGLVAGGVVLIGGDPGIGKSTLLLQALSLLAATNKVLYVSGEESAEQVALRARRLGLETRALPLMAEINLERILATLQAEQPHVAVIDSIQTLWSDQLSSAPGSVAQVRECAAQLTRLAKQSGITIILVGHVTKDGALAGPRVLEHIVDTVLYFEGDTHSSFRLVRAVKNRFGAVNELGVFAMTDKGLKGVNNPSALFLSQHGQDVAGSCVMVTQEGTRPLLVEIQALVDAAHGNPRRLTVGLDAQRLAMLLAVLHRHAGIVCFDQDVFVNAVGGVKIGEPAADLAVLLSITSSLKNKPLPAKLIVFGEVGLAGEIRPAPRGQERLKEAAKLGFTRALIPEANRPKQAIAGMEVIAVRRVEEAVARLRDIE
- a CDS encoding EAL domain-containing protein; this translates as MFNLSRYFSTLSLILIGLAAGLFGTMYREVSVRQMTMLAEDRNVAMARVIENSLGAPLAGLMAASVGIDASMLEASDESQEMQTSVVALMDGTGVAKVRIYNRLGVTIFSTDAAQIGESRLDSPGFKSALAGSVTSGLSHHDTMETLDGIRSNINLLASYVPISSEGRAVEGVFELYQDVTPFMTPFRQALWLITAVVVAVFALLFFAQFLVVRRAQGILHDQAERIEAARNTLEVQVDARTEELRRSNRQLEGEIIERRQAESQLNYLACHDPLTGLVNRRYFIERLEASLIDAARKNHRLAVLFIDLDQFKQVNDSLGHGVGDELLVAVAAGLCEHVRLIDMLARFGGDEFICVMEAVRTDEEVEMLAREVIGAFDRPFHLGEHELFLSASVGISVFPNDGTSVSDLLRNADSAMYRAKAMGRGRYHFYTPEMTRDAQERIRIETLLRHALDNGELSVHLQPQVETEGGRLVGAEALVRWDNPELGSVPPARFIPLAEDSGIIIALGTWVLRETCHQVMKWTASGFDLPQVSVNLSVKQIERPAFVDTLLEILDETGIEASRLKLEITESVVMAVDDAFSLLDRLRKIGIGLALDDFGTGYSSLSYLKMLPVQQIKIDRSFVSGIGSNPQDEAIIRSVMALAQSLDFEVVAEGVETAEQAAFLKASGCHQLQGFLHGSAVAPAEFRARWSSLPG
- a CDS encoding FtsX-like permease family protein yields the protein MNGLAWRLLGRELRSGELRLLLAALVVAVAAVTAVGFFTDRVRLALEQEARQLIGGDLLLLSDHPWSAPIRDEAVRRGLLTAETVGFPSMVLAGGQAQLADIKAVSSTYPLRGMLRRADRAGEAGEATQGGPAPGTVWLDERLASTLDAGPGQNLQLGRRTFPVSAILTFEPDRGINFLGLAPRLMLHLDDMPGTGLIQTGSRVTYRFMVAGDAGAVSGFRNWVESRLGRGERLEDTRNARPEIRSVLDRAQRFLGLATLLTVILAAVAVALAARRYMQRHLDACAVMRCLGITQSGLIRLHSGLFIWLALLAAALGCLAGFAVHFALVSWLTDLLDLHLPLPGWLPLFQGAAVAGVLLFGFAFPPLLQLSKVPTLRVFRRELGPPQPFLLGGYALGVLVLAGLLLLVSGDLRLGAYAIGGFASALAAFWLIARLGVRGVSRLRGGGGFGWRQGLANLERHAATSTLQIVALALGLMAMFLLTVTRGELLDVWQRATPADAPNRFIVNIQPDQRQAVADALTGGGIAAELLPMVRGRLMRIGGRMVSAASYPEDERAQGLIEREFNLSWSANLPPGNRIRAGNWFAPDDGGKGLASVEEGLARTLGITVGDELIFVIAGRETRMRVSSLRKLDWDSMRVNFFVLTPPGVLEDAPASYITSFHLPENQGALLRKLVAQFPNLTLIDVAAILAQIQTVMGQVVRAVQLIFLFSLVAGAIVLTSALLTAFDERRYELSVMRALGADRARLRQSLLAELAVVGAIAGIIAGAGAALVGQLLARNVFQLDMPFNVWLLPLAAVSGIALSVGIGWLAVRQLLGTPPLLALRSGT